The Acidimicrobiales bacterium genome includes a region encoding these proteins:
- the gltB gene encoding glutamate synthase large subunit, with the protein MRAERDACGIGFTADVRGRPSRDIVESALKGLACVIHRGAVAADSRTSDGSGILLPIPAAIFGEHHGVAVLFVRGDDPRAAVETAADAEGIDVVEWREPPTDEDQLGTLARQSRPRILHAVLATRSSAGNGVAAERAAFRMRRRIDATTTGTYVASCSFRTVLYKGLVAADLLGRFYLDLADPDFTAAFAVFHQRFSTNTLPTWERAQPFRTLCHNGEINAIAGNVNRMRARSVLGTEAAGLGAEELYRPVLSAADSDSGQLDSAVELLVRGGRDIRHAVAMLVPEAWEGARDLDPEVRGFYRYHSSLVEPWDGPAGLIFTDGLGVGAALDRNGLRPLRYAICDDGLVVCCSEAGAVDVSGRGTVRRGRLGPGQMLFVDPSRGVLLDKACKERLAAAGPYARWAADGMRRVRSGRPVDEPPEAPELLLRHLAHGYTTEELRMVLKPMATEAKEPTFAMGDDSPLPHLAGRPRPIHHYLRQRFAQVTNPPIDHLRERVVMSLRTLLGPRAPLLGESPEAARLLELDSFFLYPSAVDKLTRTDDAGFAPAALDATFPVADGPAGLRAGVEALCEQAQSFVEAGSAILVVDNGAVSGDRAAVPSLVAVGAIHQRLVARGLRSATSLVVVADDARDVHHLACLLGYGADAVCPRLALLTVAAEADSSEDSEMVSPEAQERFHAASEDGVLKIMSKMGICTVDSYRGAQIFETIGLGGDVVDTCFAGTPSTCGGIGWEALGADVLAQHAEAPWPPTERSARLPNPGYYRSLKKGGEYHVHNADVVTALNNMNAAHLLQKALRSERDDLYERFAALVNERPITELRDLLELVPSTNPVPLSEVEPATAIATRFSTGAMSHGSLSAEAHETLAEAMNLIGGRSNCGEGGEAQFRFRTRGQAKGDKNSKIKQIASGRFGVTPEYCAYADELQIKIAQGSKPGEGGQLPGHKVSDEIARLRHTQPGVTLISPPPHHDIYSIEDLAQLIFDLKQVNRYADVSVKLVAGDGVGTIAAGVVKALADVVHISGANGGTGASPLSSIKHAGMPWELGLADTQAALVENGLRDRARLRVDGGFMTGKDVMMAALLGADEFSFGTAAMIAEGCIMLRACHRDTCSVGVATQRPNLRARFTGTAEGVAAYFMFVAEEVRSLMARLGFRTLDEAVGRVECLRQRASGDPRADTVDLTPIITPPADPSVPRRFVASVPLQRPRSALGDQLEADAFRAVWDAEEVELSYAITNRDRTVGAALGGAIALEWGGRPPSGTAVVRLTGSAGQSLGAFLTHGIELELVGEANDYVGKGMGGGRIVIRPPEDDAGDPVLAGNTCLYGATGGDVYIAGSVGERFGVRNSGANAVVEGVGDHACEYMTGGTVVILGPFGYNIGAGMTGGEAYVWDPRARLTARLNSALVEAVRPDAEHVEELRWMVERHFELTASPRAKALLEDWQTTIEQMWHVVPVGRVSRMEAQGEGRVGASA; encoded by the coding sequence ATGCGCGCTGAAAGAGACGCCTGCGGCATCGGCTTCACCGCCGACGTCCGGGGTCGCCCGTCACGGGACATCGTCGAGTCCGCCCTGAAGGGACTGGCCTGCGTGATCCACCGGGGAGCGGTGGCGGCCGACAGCCGGACCTCTGACGGCTCGGGCATCCTGCTCCCGATCCCGGCCGCCATCTTCGGTGAGCACCACGGCGTCGCCGTCCTGTTCGTGCGGGGCGACGACCCCCGCGCCGCGGTGGAGACGGCGGCCGACGCCGAGGGCATCGACGTGGTGGAGTGGCGGGAGCCGCCCACCGACGAGGACCAGCTGGGCACCCTCGCCCGCCAGAGCCGGCCCCGCATCCTCCATGCCGTGCTCGCCACCCGGTCGTCGGCCGGCAACGGCGTCGCCGCCGAGCGGGCCGCGTTCCGGATGCGCCGGCGCATCGACGCCACCACCACCGGCACGTACGTGGCCAGCTGCTCCTTCCGGACCGTGCTCTACAAGGGCCTGGTCGCCGCCGACCTGCTCGGGAGGTTCTACCTGGACCTGGCGGACCCCGACTTCACGGCCGCCTTCGCCGTGTTCCACCAGCGGTTCTCCACCAACACCCTGCCGACGTGGGAGCGGGCCCAGCCCTTCCGCACCCTCTGCCACAACGGGGAGATCAACGCCATCGCCGGCAACGTCAACCGGATGCGGGCCCGCAGCGTGCTGGGCACGGAGGCGGCCGGGCTGGGTGCCGAGGAGCTGTACCGCCCCGTGCTGTCGGCGGCCGACTCCGACTCGGGCCAGCTGGACTCGGCCGTCGAGCTGCTGGTGCGGGGCGGGCGCGACATCCGCCACGCCGTCGCCATGCTCGTCCCCGAGGCGTGGGAGGGGGCACGCGACCTCGACCCCGAGGTGCGGGGCTTCTACCGCTACCACTCCAGCCTGGTGGAGCCGTGGGACGGCCCCGCCGGCCTCATCTTCACCGACGGCCTCGGCGTGGGCGCCGCCCTCGACCGCAACGGCCTGCGCCCGCTGCGCTACGCCATCTGCGACGACGGCCTGGTCGTGTGCTGCTCCGAGGCCGGCGCGGTGGACGTGAGCGGGCGGGGAACCGTGCGCCGGGGGCGCCTCGGCCCCGGGCAGATGCTGTTCGTCGACCCGTCCCGGGGCGTGCTGCTGGACAAGGCGTGCAAGGAGCGCCTGGCCGCCGCCGGCCCCTACGCCCGGTGGGCCGCCGACGGCATGCGCCGGGTGCGCAGCGGCCGGCCCGTGGACGAGCCGCCCGAGGCGCCCGAGCTGCTCCTGCGCCACCTGGCCCACGGCTACACCACCGAAGAGCTGCGCATGGTTCTGAAGCCGATGGCCACCGAGGCCAAGGAGCCCACCTTCGCCATGGGCGACGACTCCCCGCTCCCCCACCTGGCCGGGCGCCCGCGCCCCATCCACCACTACCTGCGCCAGCGCTTCGCCCAGGTCACCAACCCGCCCATCGACCACCTCCGGGAGCGGGTGGTGATGAGCCTGCGCACCCTGCTCGGGCCGCGCGCCCCCCTGCTCGGCGAGTCCCCCGAGGCGGCCCGGCTCCTCGAGCTCGACTCGTTCTTCCTCTACCCGTCGGCCGTCGACAAGCTGACCCGCACCGACGACGCCGGCTTCGCTCCCGCCGCCCTCGACGCCACCTTCCCGGTGGCCGACGGCCCCGCCGGCCTGCGGGCCGGCGTCGAGGCCCTGTGCGAGCAGGCCCAGTCCTTCGTGGAGGCCGGCTCGGCCATCCTGGTCGTCGACAACGGGGCCGTCTCCGGCGACCGCGCCGCCGTCCCGAGCCTGGTGGCCGTCGGGGCGATCCACCAGCGCCTGGTCGCCCGGGGGCTGCGCTCGGCCACCAGCCTCGTGGTCGTCGCCGACGACGCCCGCGACGTCCACCACCTGGCCTGCCTGCTGGGCTACGGCGCCGACGCCGTCTGCCCCCGCCTGGCCCTGCTCACCGTGGCCGCCGAGGCCGACTCCTCGGAGGACTCCGAGATGGTCAGTCCCGAGGCCCAGGAGCGGTTCCACGCCGCCTCCGAGGACGGCGTGCTCAAGATCATGTCGAAGATGGGCATCTGCACGGTCGACTCCTACCGGGGGGCCCAGATCTTCGAGACCATCGGCCTCGGGGGCGACGTCGTCGACACCTGCTTCGCGGGCACGCCGTCGACGTGCGGCGGCATCGGCTGGGAGGCGCTGGGCGCCGACGTGCTGGCCCAGCACGCCGAGGCGCCGTGGCCGCCCACCGAGCGCAGCGCCCGCCTGCCCAACCCCGGCTACTACCGCAGCCTGAAGAAGGGCGGCGAGTATCACGTCCACAACGCCGACGTGGTGACCGCCCTCAACAACATGAACGCGGCCCACCTCCTCCAGAAGGCGCTGCGATCCGAGCGCGACGACCTGTACGAGCGCTTCGCCGCGCTGGTCAACGAGCGCCCGATCACCGAGCTCCGCGACCTGCTCGAGCTCGTCCCGAGCACCAACCCCGTGCCCCTCTCGGAGGTCGAGCCGGCCACCGCCATCGCCACCCGCTTCTCCACCGGCGCCATGTCGCACGGCTCGTTGTCGGCCGAGGCCCACGAGACGCTGGCCGAGGCCATGAACCTCATCGGCGGCCGCTCCAACTGCGGCGAGGGCGGCGAGGCCCAGTTCCGCTTCCGCACCCGCGGCCAGGCCAAGGGCGACAAGAACTCCAAGATCAAGCAGATCGCGTCGGGGCGCTTCGGCGTCACTCCCGAGTACTGCGCCTACGCCGACGAGCTCCAGATCAAGATCGCCCAGGGCTCCAAGCCGGGCGAGGGCGGCCAGCTCCCCGGCCACAAGGTGAGCGACGAGATCGCCCGCCTGCGCCACACCCAGCCCGGCGTCACCCTCATCTCGCCGCCGCCCCACCACGACATCTACTCCATCGAGGACCTGGCCCAGCTGATCTTCGACCTGAAGCAGGTCAACCGCTACGCCGACGTGTCGGTGAAGCTGGTGGCGGGCGACGGTGTGGGCACCATCGCCGCCGGCGTGGTGAAGGCGCTGGCCGACGTGGTCCACATCTCGGGCGCCAACGGGGGGACGGGCGCCTCGCCCCTGTCGTCGATCAAGCACGCCGGCATGCCGTGGGAGCTCGGGCTGGCCGACACCCAGGCCGCCCTGGTGGAGAACGGGCTGCGGGACCGGGCCCGCCTGCGGGTGGACGGCGGCTTCATGACCGGCAAGGACGTGATGATGGCCGCCCTCCTGGGCGCCGACGAGTTCTCGTTCGGCACCGCGGCCATGATCGCCGAGGGGTGCATCATGCTGCGGGCCTGCCACCGCGACACCTGCTCGGTCGGCGTCGCCACCCAGCGCCCCAACCTCCGGGCCAGGTTCACCGGCACGGCCGAGGGCGTGGCCGCCTACTTCATGTTCGTGGCCGAGGAGGTCCGGTCCCTCATGGCCCGGCTGGGCTTCCGCACCCTGGACGAGGCCGTCGGCCGGGTCGAGTGCCTGCGCCAGCGGGCCTCGGGCGACCCCCGGGCCGACACCGTGGACCTCACGCCGATCATCACACCGCCCGCCGACCCGTCGGTCCCCCGCCGCTTCGTGGCGTCGGTGCCGCTCCAGCGGCCCCGGTCGGCCCTCGGCGACCAGCTCGAGGCCGACGCCTTCCGGGCCGTCTGGGACGCCGAGGAGGTCGAGCTCTCCTACGCCATCACCAACCGGGACCGGACGGTCGGCGCCGCCCTGGGCGGGGCCATCGCCCTGGAGTGGGGCGGCCGGCCGCCCAGCGGGACGGCCGTCGTGCGCCTCACCGGGTCGGCGGGCCAGAGCCTGGGCGCCTTCCTCACCCACGGCATCGAGCTGGAGCTGGTGGGCGAGGCCAACGACTACGTGGGCAAGGGGATGGGCGGCGGGCGCATCGTCATCCGGCCGCCCGAGGACGACGCCGGCGACCCCGTGCTCGCCGGCAACACCTGCCTGTACGGCGCCACCGGCGGCGACGTGTACATCGCCGGGTCGGTGGGCGAGCGCTTCGGCGTGCGCAACTCGGGCGCCAACGCGGTGGTCGAGGGCGTGGGCGACCACGCCTGCGAGTACATGACCGGCGGCACCGTCGTCATCCTGGGGCCGTTCGGCTACAACATCGGCGCCGGCATGACGGGGGGCGAGGCGTACGTGTGGGACCCCCGGGCCCGCCTCACCGCCCGGCTCAACTCGGCACTCGTCGAGGCCGTCCGCCCCGACGCCGAGCACGTGGAGGAGCTGCGCTGGATGGTCGAGCGCCACTTCGAGCTCACCGCGTCGCCCCGGGCGAAGGCACTCCTGGAGGACTGGCAGACCACGATCGAGCAGATGTGGCACGTGGTCCCCGTCGGCCGCGTGTCCCGGATGGAGGCGCAGGGCGAGGGCCGCGTCGGGGCCTCCGCGTGA